CGGCATTGAACTATTATTGCCCCAAATTCAAGCGTTTCAGAAACCAATTTACGCTTCAATTGTTCTTTGGCTATGCCTCATTTTAATCTGCATCAGTGTTTTCCTCTTAGCATTTTCAATCCCAATTGTGGCTAGGGTATTTGGTTTATCAGCTCAAAACTGGCTGAAACCAAATCGTACAAATGGCGTAAGAAAAAGGGATTGTTTCGTTTCACAGTTATTGCCGTTGAAATGATATTTTGCTCGCTTAATTGAGTCAGTCTAATTAAACTCAATTTACAGCAAGTCTTGGTAAATCAGTTCTTTACCAAGTTTATCGGAGCGAAAGCAAGGCTCGTATAACAAAGCAATCAACACGATGCTATTTACATTCGGCATTCGCGGTTTAGAGTATAATTGGTTTTGTAAGTCGGTCTTTCGCACGTGTTATTGCGGCGTTATGTGATTGGAGATATCAACGTATGTCAGATGCAAAAAAATTTGGATTACATTTCCCTATAGGTAACGATCAAACACTACAGGTGCTTAAAGGTCACTTATTACTTGAAGAGTCTATCCGTGAATTCTTAATTGTATTAACTAGTCATCCAGCAGCGTTAAAAGGTGATTCAGGAACATCATTTGATTGCCATCAAGCAATTTGTATTGTTCAAGCATTTTATCCTTTTAGTGATCAAATTGATTGGGTTTGGGAGTCAGCTAAACGATTAAATAGATTAAGAAATAAGTTAGCTCATAACCTGGAACCAAACGGGGTGAGTGATTCGATAGCTGCTTTCAATAAGTATGTGTATGAATGCGCACCTTCTCAGATTGAGGAAGCTAAAAATAGTGAGTTGGGTACTTTAAAAAATGCTGATTTTATGTTTTCAGTTATGGCTGTATGTAGCCAATTAGCTGTTCATAAAGAAGAGTTTAAGCAAATATCACATAACAAATGCATCAACACGATTTGCTACACTCGCCGTTGTTAGTTTGCCTTTAGTTTCAGTGATTAAGGCGTTAAAATTCAGCTAGGTCTGTATCGTAGCAAACGTGTTATGCAGGCGTTATGTGATGTTCTAGATCTCTGCAATTTACCTGTGGTAAAATAATGGCTTATATATTCTTGAGATTATTTTAATGATAGGCATCATTCAAAAGTATAAAATTGTATTGATTTTAGTAGCTTGCGGTTTAACACTTTTCGGTTTAGCTGCAAACCAACCGCATGGTTTCATAGTTTTTTGTATTCCTGGTATTTTGCTTGGACTTTTAATTTATTTGACAAATTTTAGTAATAAACCTAATAGTATCGCAAAAAATAAGAGTGACACTTCGGCTGACGAATTACTAAAATGGCATCAACTTAAAGAGGATGGTATTATTTCAGATGAAGAGTTTAAGAAAAAGAAATTAGAAATACTCGGCTAAATAGTCAACTCATTAAATCACACATAACAAATGCATCAACACGATTTGCTACACTCGGCGTTGTCAGTTTGTCTTTAGTTTCAGTGATTAAGGCAGTAAAATTCAGTTAAGCCTGTATCGTAGCAAACGTGTTATGCAGGCGTTATATGCATTTTAAGCTTAAAGGCTATTTTATTGGATTGTAGATGATGGAATATTTATTGGTTCTTCTTCATGTAGCTTTAATTTGGATGCTAGCTGTCGCGACCCCTGGTGCTAATGTTCTTTTAACGATCAACACTGCACTTAATTACGATCGTAAAATTGCGGCTTTTTCTGCTTTCGGTGTTAGTTGTGCGACGTTATTGTGGTCGTTTTTTGGAGGCTCAGGCTTAGTTATTCTCTTTTCTCATTTCCCTAAATTATTTGGTTTAATGAAAGTGGTCGGTGGTAGTTATTTATTGTATTTGGGAATGCGTCAGATTTATCTAACTCGAAAAATAAGGAGGTTAGGTGAGTTAACAGAAATCAATCAAACGATATTACCATCGAAAAGAAAGGTTTTTATTTCAGCTTTTATCACCAGTATTTTAAACCCAAAAACGGGTTTCTTCGTCGTTAGTTTATTCAGTGTTTCCATGCCTGAAAACATGAGTGCAACGATGATATTAGCAATTATGATAACAATGGTTTCAATTACACTTGGTTGGCATTTATTCTTAGCTACGGTGTTTTCCCATGAATCAGCTAAAAGCGTTTATGCTCGCATTTCTAGGGTTATAGATTATGTCACTGGTGGATTGTTTACCATTTTTGGCATCAAAGTAATGACCTCATAGTAAGAATGGTTGTTTGCATATAACAAATGCATCAACACGATTTGCTACATTCGGCATTCTAGATTTCTTTTGGTTTACCGAGTTAAGTGGTAAATTTAGGCTTAATCTGCATAGTAGCAAACGTGTTATGCAGGCGTTATGTGTTTCCGATGGAAATATAGGCTTATTTTGTCGTAAATCTTCAATACGTTGATTGCAGAATAGAAAATAATGTAGGTTTATTATCAATTAAACAAAAGGTTAAGAGTGAAATGATACGACAATATACTCCACAAGATATCAATGCAGTTTTAGATATTTGGCTTAACTCCTCAATTAAAGCGCATGATTTCGTATCTGCTGAATTTTGGGTATCGCAAGTTGATAATATGCGTGATATTTACATCCCTGCATCTATAACTTATGTGGCCGAGGTGGACTCAAAAGTTGTTGGATTCTATTCTTTGTATGAAAATATGTTAGCTGCAATTTTTGTATCACCAGAGTATCAAGGTAAGGGGATTGGTAAGCAGTTAATTTCCCATGCCAAAGAGCAATGCCCAGTGCTTGCTCTAAATGTATATTCTGAGAATGTGGCAAGCTATCAATTTTATTTATCTCAAGGTTTTACTGTAATCAGTGAGCAAGTGTGTGAGCATACAGGGCACATGGAATACACGATGAGTTCAAACACATAACAAATGCATCAACACGATTTGCTACATTCGGCATTCTAGGTTTCTTTGGATTTACCGTGTTAAGTGGTAAATTTGGGCTTAATCTGCATGGTAGCAAACGTGTTATGCAGGCGTTGTGCGTACTGAGTCCGAAATTTTTTGCACGGTTCATCAATAGATCCGAGACTTTCGTAGTTTCGGCTTAGTAAGCGTGAATTTCTTCTTTGTTACCTTTTGGTTTCCGTTTCATCAAGTTCGGCAAATTAGCCCTTATTTCCCTAAGTTCAGGTGTTTCAGAAGCTATTTTACGCTTCAACTGTTCTTTGGTTATGCCTCATTTTAGTTTGCATCAGTGTTTTCCTCGCAGCATTTTCAATCCCAATTGTTGTTAGGATATTTGGTTTATCAGTTCCAAACCTGCTGAAACCAAACCGTTCAAATGATGTAAGAAATGTATCTGTTTTCCATGAACTTTGTCTCGTAATTTAAGAACATTTTGTTCGCTTAATTGGCATCGGTAAATTAGAATCTAGGCTTAGAAAATCTTGGCAGGGCAGTTCTTTACCAAGTTGGCCAAGCCGAAAGTAAGCACGCACAACAATCGCATCAACACGATTTATTACACTCGGAGTTCTGGGTTTGCCTTGGGTTTCGTGATTAAGGCGGTTAATTCAGGTTGGTTTGCATAGTAATAAACGTGTTATGCCAGCGTTAAATCGCAAAGGAAAGTATATTGAAAGATAAAGAGAAAATTGCATTATTCATCGATGCAGACAATGCTCCAGCAGCTAAAATTGATTCAATTCTTTCTGAATTAGCTAAGTTCGGAGTTGTTAATATTCGTAAAGCTTATGGTAACTGGAAAAATTGCACCTTGAAGTCTTGGGAAGATGTATTACATGAGTACGCAATACAGCCTATACAGCAATTTGATTTAGTAAAAGGTAAAAATGCGACAGATATTGCTTTGGTGATTGATGCAATGGATGTTTTGTATACAAAGGATGTAGATATTATCTGTATAGTATCTTCTGATTGTGATTTCACTCCATTGGTCACTAGGGCTTTAGCTGACGGGAAATTTATAATCGGATTTGGTGAACGTAAAGCACCTTCTGCTTTTGTTAATAGTTGTTCTAAATTCCTCTATCTTGATCAAGAAGATGTTGAAAATAAACCTGTTCAAAAGAAAACCCAAAGTATAAAAAGTGACACTAAGCTTATGAATTTATTAAGACAAGCTATTGGTGCTGTTGATGAAGATGATGGTTGGACAATGCTTGGGCAAATAGGTACGCATATATCAAATCATGCGTCGTTTGATCCTCGAAATTATGGTTTCAAAAAACTTAGCGATTTATTTTTAGCTATCGATTTATTCGAAATGAAAAAGACGCATGGTTCTGTTTATTGGGTAAGAGAAAAGAAAAAAGCTAAGAATAATAAAGCTAAATAGTTTTTTGCAATTTAACAAATGCATCAACACGATTTGCTACATTCGGCATTCTGGATTTCTTTTGGTTTACCGTATTAAGTGGTAAATTTAGGCTTGATCTGCATGATAGCAAACGTGTTATGCCGGCGTTATATTTTTTAATGGAAAACCGTAGGTATGAATATAGAAGAAATAGTAGCTCATAATTATCTCGAAGGACTAAACATTGGGAAAATATGCTATGAACCAGATGGAAATAGACCTCCTGATTTTCGGTTAAATAAAGATATAGCTATTGAAGTTACTAGATTAAATGAACATATTGAGATCCAAGGTAAAATTAAAAGATTAGATGATGATCGGTCAGCAATTATTTCCTTTATCAAAAGAATATTACACTCATTTCAACCAGATTTTTCTGACGGTCAATTTTGGGTTGAAATTAAGGTAAAGAGACCTTTTGGGGATAGAAAAAAAACGGGAAGAAAATTAAATAATTTACTTTCTTCATTTGAATCAGCTACAAATATCGATTGTGTTAAGGAATATGAAGTTACGGACGCTCTTTCAATTAAATTTTTAAGATGTGATTCAGATAAGCTAAGTTCTGCTTTTAGATTAGGATGTTTCTCTGAGCATGACACGGGAGGTTGGGTTGGTGAAGAGGTATTAAACAATATAACTTATTGTATTAATATCAAGTCATCAAAAATTAAGCCCTATATAAATTCTTATAAAGAATGGTGGTTAGTTTTAGTTGATACATTAGGATATGGTGATTATGACGAATATGTTGGAATGTTGAAGTCTAGCATTGATAAGAAAGCATTTAGAAAAGTCATAGTACTTGACAGAGAAACTGGAAGCTATGCATTTGAAATATAACAAATGCATCAACACGATTTGCTACATTCGGCATTCTAGGTTTCTTTTGGTTTGCAGCGTTAAGTGGTAAATTTGGCTTGGTTTGCATGGTAGCAAACGTGTTATTCAGGCGTTACACGAACTCTAAGATTGCAGTTTTTTGGCTCAGTTCAGCGATTGAGCCGTTAGTTTTTTAGGCGAGAAAGTAGGGTGGTTTTCCTTTTTCTTTGTTGCCTTTTTGTGTTCGTTTCATCAGGTTCGGCAATTGACCATTATTGCCAAAAGTTCATGGATTTCAGAAACCAATTCACGCTTCAATTGTTCATGGTTTTGCCTCATTTAGGTCACCATCTGTATTTTGCTCTTAGCATTTTCAATCCCAATTGTGGCAATGATATTTGGTTTATAAGCTAAAAACTTGCTGAAACCAAATCGTACAAATGGTGTAAGAAAAAGGGATTGTTTCGTTTCACAGTTATTGTCGTTGAATGGATATTTTGCTCGCTTAATTGAGCCAGTCTAATTAAACTCAGTTAGCAGTAAATCTTGGTAAATCAGTTCTTTACCAATTAAAGTGAAGCGTTGACAAAGATCGTGTAACAAATGCATCAACACGATTTGCTACACTCGGCGTTGTCAGTTTGCCTTTAGTTTCAGTGATTAAGGCAGTAAAATTCAGCTAAGTCTGTATCGTAGCAAACGTGTTATGCAGGCGTTATACGATTAAAAGAGGTAATAATGAAGACTTTTAGATTGTTTGTTCGTAATACTCTACTCTCTTTAGGGATAACTAGCAGTATAGTTACTGTCTTGTGGGCAATCTTTTCAGCTCAATTAAATGATCTGGTTAAAGATTGTGAATGGTTGTTTTTAGGTTCGATTATTATTATAAATATCATTTATGGTGTTATATCTGTATTGCCTAAAAATAGTGTTAAGTTGAAACTGGGAGAGAATTTAAAGGTTGATGTTGGGTTTGGTGATCTTTTTCAAAAAGAAGGGGTTGTCGTCATTCCTGTTAATGATTATTTTGATACGTTAGTTGATGAAAAAGTTGTTAGTTCTAATACGATACATGGTATTTTCGTGAAACGTTTTTTTTCAGGTAACGAAAAACTACTGAAACGTTTAATTTCAGCATCATTAAAAAATATAGTGCCGGTTGAAGTAAATAAAACTAGAAAGCAAGGTAATCATTCTCGCTATGCACTTGGAACGGTTGCTTGTGTTCCTTATGAAGGCAAGCGATACTTTTTAGTTGCATTGACTAAATTTAATGAGAACTATCGAGCTGAAGTTACTAAATCAGAGTACCAAAGAGTATTATGTGATTTATTTGATTATATTGAACAAAACTCACAAGGAAATAGAGTTAATGTACCTCTTATTGGTGGGGGGCATTCAGGACTTGAACTACCGAAACAAAAGTTACTTGAATTCTTACTGTTATCTATAACATTAAATGACAAACTTACATTAATTAATGGTCTTGATATTGTCTTACATCAAAGTGTTAAAGATGAAGTTAGTCTTAATATCATAGAAAGTTATTATCAAACATTATAGGGATAAAGATGGCATATAGAAATGGTACATATATCGCATTTCATGCGAATGGAACAACAGATCCTACAGCCTCAGATATCAAATTTTATAATTTGATGAAAGCTTGGACAAATAAAACTGATGATGATTTTTCATTTATTAACAGTCATGAAAAGACAGCATCCGTACGTGATAGCAGTAAAAAAATAACGTTACGTTCTCGTTTAGTTCAAAGACTTAATAATTCTAAGCACCTTGTTTTAATTATTGGTAAAACAACGAAAGATGATACTGACTGGGTGCCATTTGAAATTGAACACGCAATTGATAAATGCAAAATGCCAGTAATTATTGTGTATGCGTCTTCTATTATTAATACAGAGAATGCGATTCGTAATCCTAAGAATTTATCGCATTATTGGCCAAAATCTTTGAAACAGAGAATAGAAAACGGGTCAGTTAATGCCATTCATATTCCTTTTAAGAAAGCACCGTTAATTGATGCAATTGGGCAGTTTAATATACAAAAACAGCCAACTGGCAAAGGCTATGGAATCTACAGTGAGGAAGCTAATTCAAATTTTGGGTTAAATTAATCGTATAACAAATGCATCAACACGATTTACTACACTCGGCAATCTCAGTTTGCCGGGTGTTTCTCGTTTTAAGGCGTCAATTTTAAGTATAATTGCATAGTAGTAAACGTGTTATGCAGGCGTTACACGAACTCTAAGAATGCATTTTTTTGGCTCAGTTCAGCGATTGAGCCGTTAGTTTTTTAGGCGAGAAAGTAAGGTGGATTTCCTTTTTCTTTGTTGCCTTTTAGTTTTCATTTCATCAGGTTCGGCAATTAAACATTATTGTCAAAAGTTCATGGGTTTCAGAAACCAATTCACGCTTCAATTGTTCATGGTTTTGCCTCATTTTAGTCTGCATCAGTGTTTTGCTCGCAGCATTTTTAATCCCAATTGTGGCGAGTATATTTGGTTTATCAGCTCAAAACAGGCTGAAACCAAATCGTACAAATGGTGTAAGAAAAAGGGATTGTTTCGTTTCACAGTTATTGTCGTTGGTTGGATATTTTGCTCGCTTAATTGAGTCAGTCTAATTAAACTCAGTTTACAGTAAATCTTGGTAAATCAATTCTTTACCAAGTTAATAGAAGCGTTGACAAAGATCGTGTAACAAAGCAATCAACACGATGCTAATTACACTCGGCGTTTGTGGTTTGAAGTATAATTGGTTTGGAAAGTAAGGTGTTCGCACGTGTTATTGCGGCGTTATGTTGCAATGAAAATTCATATAAATAGGGGGCAGAATGTATAATCAAATCATAGACTTTTGGTTTAATGAACTTGAGCCAAAGGACTGGTGGCAGAAAAATGAAGAATTAGATTTGATGATTCAAACTCGTTTTTCAGATATTCATAATGAAGCAAAAGCTGGTGAATTATTTTCTTGGCGTCAAACCGCGCTAGGAGCATTGGCTGAAATCATCATTTTAGATCAGTTTTCACGTAACATTTATCGTGATAAACCAGACTCATTTTCTTGTGACCCTATGGCTTTGTCTTTAGCTCAATTTGCGATATCTAATGGTTTAGATAAGCAATTAACAGATGCACAACGTATTTTTATGTATATGCCATTTATGCATAGCGAATCAAAGTTAATCCATATTGAAGCCGTTAAATTATTTGAATCCGTTGGAATTGAAAGTAATATCGACTTCGAACATAAGCACAAAGTGATTATTGAGCAATTTGGTCGTTATCCACATAGAAATGATATTCTTGGCCGTATTTCAACAAAAGAAGAATTAGAATTCCTCAAACAGCCAAATTCTAGTTTCTAGCGGATTAAGCAACATAACAAATGCATCAACACGATTTGCTACATTCGGCATTCTAGGTTTCTTTGGTTTTACCGTATTAAGTGGTAAATTTGAGCTTAATCTGCATAGTAGCAAACGTGTTATGCAGGCGTTATATTCACAAAGCTTAAAAATTAAATCCGTATTAATTCCGTACAAGTTGCGCTTTGGTTGTTTAAATCTTATACTTAGATCAAATACGGAATTACTCCGTACAATTGGAGGTTTTATGGCTACTGCAAGACTTGATATCCGCTTGGATGAAGAAATCAAAGCTAAGGCTGAAAAAGCATCAGCTTTACTTGGTTTAAAAAGCTTAACAGAATATGTTGTTCGTCTAATGGACGAAGATTCAACTCAGGTGATTTCTGAGCATGAAAGCATCACTGTTGAAGCAAATGTATTTGACCAATTCATGGCTGCTTGTGATGAGGCTAAGGCTCCGAATAACGCATTACTTGAAGCGGCTGCATTTACTAAAAGTGGTGAGTTTAAGTGAGTTATTCCAAAACTTTCAAAGAGTTGGATAAATCACAGCACGATAGAGCATCATTTGACTGTGGGGAAAAAGAGTTAAATGATTTTATCCAAACTCAAGCTGCTAAACATATGCAAGCAGGTATCAGCCGCACAATGGTTTTGCCTGCTTTAGTGCCATTACCAAATCAGAAATATCCAATTTGTTCATTTTATAGTATTGCGCCAAGTTCGATTAGTCGTGATACGTTGCCACAATCGATGGCTAAAAAATTACCGCGCTATCCAGTTCCTGTTTTCCTTTTAGCTCAACTTGCAGTTCATAAAGAATTTCATGGAAGTGGGCTAGGTAAAGTTAGCTTAATCAAAGCTCTCGAATACCTTTGGGAAATTAACTCTCACATGAGAGCTTATGCCATTGTTGTTGATTGTTTAACTGAACAAGCAGAGTCATTCTACGCAAAATATGGTTTCGAGGTTCTTTGTGAAATCAATGGTCGTGTAAGAATGTTCATTCCGATGAAAACAGTCGGTCAGTTATTCATTTAGACGTAAGAGTGAATATAACAAATGCATCAACACGATTTGCTACACTCGGCATTCTAGGTTTCTTTGAGTTTACTGTATTAAGTGGTAAATTTGAGCTCAATCTGCATGGTAGCAAACGTGTTATGCAGGCGTTACACGAACTAAAGATTGCAGTTTTTTTGGCTCAGTTCTGCGATAGAACCGTTCGATTTTTAGATGTGGAAGTTGGGCGGTTTTCCTTCTTCTTTGTTGCCTTTTAGTTTTCATTTCATCAGGTTCGGCAATTGACCATTATTGCCAAAAGTTCATGGATTTCAGAAACCAATTCACGCTTCAATTGTTCATGGTTTTGCCTCATTTCGGTCAGCATCAGTGTTTTGCTCGCAGCATTTTCAATCCCAATTGTGGTTAGAATATTTGGTTTATCAACTCAAAACTTGCTGAAACCAAATCGTACAAATGGTGCTAGAAAAAGGATTGCTTCGTTTCGCAGTTTTTGTGGTTGAACGTTTCTTTTGTTCGCTAATTTAGCTTTTGTAATTTAGAATTGGTTTCTAAATATTATTGGTAAATCAGTTCTTTACCAATTAAAGCGAAGCGTTGACAAAGATCGTGTAACAAAGCAATCAACACGATGCTAATTACATTCGGCGTTTGTGGTTTGAAGTATAATTGGTTTGGGAAGTAAGGCGTTCGCACGTGTTATTGCGGCGTTAGCTGCTGGAGTACCCCACGAAAAGTAGACACTCTCTATTTTACTTATTTTCATACTCAACTGGGCTTACATAGCCTAACGCTGAGTGCCTTCTTTTACGATTATAGAACACTTCGATGTACTCGAAGATCCCAGCTTTGGCTTCATTTATAGATTGATAATCTTCCGCATAAATCAGTTCGACTTTTAGTCGACTGAAAAATGATTCCATTACTGCGTTATCCCAACAGTTACCTTTACGACTCATACTTGGCTCTCCGCCATGTCTACGCATAAAGTCTTGGTACTTTTGAGAACGATATTGTACACCGCGATCTGAGTGGATAATAAGCCCCTTAGGGGGCTTACGTGATGTGAATGCCATTTTCAAAGCATCAGTCACCAGTTGTTCAGTCATTGTTGTATTCAATGACCAACCAACAATACGTCTAGAATGTAAATCCATTACTGTAGCTAAGTATAGCCAACGATCTTTAACCCAGATATAAGTAATGTCTGTTACCCATTTTTGATTTGCTACTGGCGATTCAAAATCTCGACGTAATAAGTTATCAGCTACGTTCGTTATAGCAGCAACATCTTTGATATATTTAAATGACTTGCCATTACGTGCTTTTATCTGCTTTTCTACCATAATATCAGCAATATAATTAACACTGCAGGTCTCACCTTGTGCGACTAATTCCCTGGTAATTCGAACTGCTCCATAACGAGCTCGAAACTCAGCATAAGTTTGCATAATTAGCAGCTCAAAATGTTGTCTTCTCAATAGCCGCTCGCTCGGTGAGCGGCATCTCCAGCGATAATATCCAGATCTAGATACCTTCAAAGCGCGACACATCAGCGTCACCGTGTATTCTCCGATAAAGCTATGAATATATTCGTACTTTACTCTTGGCGCTTCGCAAAGTACGCAGAGACCTTTTTTAAGAATTCTAACTCTTCTTTGAGTCGCATATTTTCAAGTTTTAATTGCTGCATTTCTTTCGTCTCCTGCTTTGAATAATCAATACCCTCAAGGGTATTGAATTGTTTATCAGAGAGGCGTGTAAATTGACGTTT
The window above is part of the Aliivibrio fischeri ATCC 7744 = JCM 18803 = DSM 507 genome. Proteins encoded here:
- a CDS encoding SHOCT domain-containing protein, coding for MIGIIQKYKIVLILVACGLTLFGLAANQPHGFIVFCIPGILLGLLIYLTNFSNKPNSIAKNKSDTSADELLKWHQLKEDGIISDEEFKKKKLEILG
- a CDS encoding LysE family translocator, whose amino-acid sequence is MEYLLVLLHVALIWMLAVATPGANVLLTINTALNYDRKIAAFSAFGVSCATLLWSFFGGSGLVILFSHFPKLFGLMKVVGGSYLLYLGMRQIYLTRKIRRLGELTEINQTILPSKRKVFISAFITSILNPKTGFFVVSLFSVSMPENMSATMILAIMITMVSITLGWHLFLATVFSHESAKSVYARISRVIDYVTGGLFTIFGIKVMTS
- a CDS encoding N-acetyltransferase, whose translation is MIRQYTPQDINAVLDIWLNSSIKAHDFVSAEFWVSQVDNMRDIYIPASITYVAEVDSKVVGFYSLYENMLAAIFVSPEYQGKGIGKQLISHAKEQCPVLALNVYSENVASYQFYLSQGFTVISEQVCEHTGHMEYTMSSNT
- a CDS encoding NYN domain-containing protein, giving the protein MKDKEKIALFIDADNAPAAKIDSILSELAKFGVVNIRKAYGNWKNCTLKSWEDVLHEYAIQPIQQFDLVKGKNATDIALVIDAMDVLYTKDVDIICIVSSDCDFTPLVTRALADGKFIIGFGERKAPSAFVNSCSKFLYLDQEDVENKPVQKKTQSIKSDTKLMNLLRQAIGAVDEDDGWTMLGQIGTHISNHASFDPRNYGFKKLSDLFLAIDLFEMKKTHGSVYWVREKKKAKNNKAK
- a CDS encoding macro domain-containing protein; its protein translation is MKTFRLFVRNTLLSLGITSSIVTVLWAIFSAQLNDLVKDCEWLFLGSIIIINIIYGVISVLPKNSVKLKLGENLKVDVGFGDLFQKEGVVVIPVNDYFDTLVDEKVVSSNTIHGIFVKRFFSGNEKLLKRLISASLKNIVPVEVNKTRKQGNHSRYALGTVACVPYEGKRYFLVALTKFNENYRAEVTKSEYQRVLCDLFDYIEQNSQGNRVNVPLIGGGHSGLELPKQKLLEFLLLSITLNDKLTLINGLDIVLHQSVKDEVSLNIIESYYQTL
- a CDS encoding TIR domain-containing protein, which codes for MAYRNGTYIAFHANGTTDPTASDIKFYNLMKAWTNKTDDDFSFINSHEKTASVRDSSKKITLRSRLVQRLNNSKHLVLIIGKTTKDDTDWVPFEIEHAIDKCKMPVIIVYASSIINTENAIRNPKNLSHYWPKSLKQRIENGSVNAIHIPFKKAPLIDAIGQFNIQKQPTGKGYGIYSEEANSNFGLN
- a CDS encoding DUF924 family protein: MYNQIIDFWFNELEPKDWWQKNEELDLMIQTRFSDIHNEAKAGELFSWRQTALGALAEIIILDQFSRNIYRDKPDSFSCDPMALSLAQFAISNGLDKQLTDAQRIFMYMPFMHSESKLIHIEAVKLFESVGIESNIDFEHKHKVIIEQFGRYPHRNDILGRISTKEELEFLKQPNSSF
- a CDS encoding type II toxin-antitoxin system TacA family antitoxin, producing the protein MATARLDIRLDEEIKAKAEKASALLGLKSLTEYVVRLMDEDSTQVISEHESITVEANVFDQFMAACDEAKAPNNALLEAAAFTKSGEFK
- a CDS encoding GNAT family N-acetyltransferase; protein product: MSYSKTFKELDKSQHDRASFDCGEKELNDFIQTQAAKHMQAGISRTMVLPALVPLPNQKYPICSFYSIAPSSISRDTLPQSMAKKLPRYPVPVFLLAQLAVHKEFHGSGLGKVSLIKALEYLWEINSHMRAYAIVVDCLTEQAESFYAKYGFEVLCEINGRVRMFIPMKTVGQLFI
- a CDS encoding cupin domain-containing protein, which encodes MNITNASTRFATLGILGFFEFTVLSGKFELNLHGSKRVMQALHELKIAVFLAQFCDRTVRFLDVEVGRFSFFFVAF
- a CDS encoding IS3 family transposase, which encodes MLKKGLCVLCEAPRVKYEYIHSFIGEYTVTLMCRALKVSRSGYYRWRCRSPSERLLRRQHFELLIMQTYAEFRARYGAVRITRELVAQGETCSVNYIADIMVEKQIKARNGKSFKYIKDVAAITNVADNLLRRDFESPVANQKWVTDITYIWVKDRWLYLATVMDLHSRRIVGWSLNTTMTEQLVTDALKMAFTSRKPPKGLIIHSDRGVQYRSQKYQDFMRRHGGEPSMSRKGNCWDNAVMESFFSRLKVELIYAEDYQSINEAKAGIFEYIEVFYNRKRRHSALGYVSPVEYENK
- a CDS encoding transposase — its product is MSKQRKSAYTEEFRKEAVRLSQLPDRTATQVAKQLGVSAQQIANWKRQFTRLSDKQFNTLEGIDYSKQETKEMQQLKLENMRLKEELEFLKKVSAYFAKRQE